The Maylandia zebra isolate NMK-2024a linkage group LG4, Mzebra_GT3a, whole genome shotgun sequence genome includes a window with the following:
- the e4f1 gene encoding transcription factor E4F1: MSVENNHTAESEREQTKNGNETITIQTTLGDEDEDVHKCGRCQSEFSTLEAFIQHKLHHCKRVEARDASSLDGSPEVAAVNGISSSEAKTAEGASSAEAVKTTDDVSDTQLGRGRRKKTASLKVSDQSDETEGVVSDSGDSDKLMYKVNTEGRYICHLCKKTFKTTNILRTHMKTHSDQKNFSCDLCGTSFRTKGSLIRHNRRHTDERPYRCTLCGQAFRESGALTRHLKALTPCTEKIRFVQYKEILVSKDGVQKGIDADQAAVAAQQEVVVVEEQQPVEQEMVEAETAVVSVVESGSQEVLHQVHFTMEVDGTTQEQQVVVEQSQAEALAAAAAAGDNLICQAIINSGIALGTEETVVEETETPHATEEINKVVSEHPEADGGVIEIQVKEEFVEMEEETGDSGDRTSSKLHTCPHCNRSFKGLNYFRFHVKGHLGYKPFKCTLCHKEFLTGYLLKKHMEVHVNERRYKCGECGKLYKTIGHVREHMRAHSDDRPYHCTRCNKAYKTKNALQVHQRTHGDVRPYVCQFCSRGFREKGSLVRHIRHHTGEKPFKCPKCARGFAEHGTLNRHMRAKGGCHKDDACEQQVVLTEGQTTLDSPDATAIISDDPNAVLVEFSSVVADTQEYIIKTQTEEEVQQEVTVIEDSQNEMGNHIVKVVQRLVSQSQSAGGASSHQIIVRNVAENEEGLSISDCGDTITIATPESLTEQVAMTLASAISDGRLLARAGTAEGTVTMVTTEETLEEGVQVVQQQEEYVITSPDEVEFQTVVV, translated from the exons ATGAGTGTGGAAAATAATCATACGGCAGAAAGTGAGCGGGAGCAAACGAAGAACGGCAATGAGACGATCACCATTCAAACCACGCTGGGAGACGAAG ATGAAGATGTACACAAGTGCGGACGCTGTCAGTCCGAGTTTTCCACATTGGAGGCTTTCATCCAGCACAAGTTACACCACTGCAAACGTGTGGAGGCACGGGACGCCAGCAGCCTCGATGGCAGCCCAGAG GTTGCTGCGGTCAATGGAATTTCTTCTTCAGAGGCGAAAACGGCTGAAGGAGCATCTTCAGCAGAGGCAGTGAAGACTACCGACG ATGTAAGCGACACTCAGTTAGGTCGAGGGCGCAGGAAGAAAACTGCTTCCCTTAAAGTGTCTGACCAGTCAGATGAAACAGAAGGAGTCGTATCTGACAGTGGTGACAGTGACAAGCTCATGTATAAAGTCAACACAGAGGGACGTTACATTTGCCACCTttgtaaaaaaacatttaaaact acTAATATCTTGAGAACGCACATGAAAACTCACAGTGACCAGAAAAACTTCTCATGTGACCTATGTGGGACGTCGTTTCGAACAAAAGGTTCCCTGATTCGTCACAACCGTCGCCACACCG ATGAGCGGCCGTATCGATGTACCCTGTGTGGCCAGGCCTTCAGAGAATCCGGTGCTCTCACCAGACACCTCAAAGCTCTCACACCATGCACAGAAAAGATCCGCTTTGTTCAGTACAAGGAAATCCTGGTCAGCAAGGATGGAGTGCAGAAAG GAATCGACGCTGATCAAGCTGCAGTGGCTGCCCAGCAAGAGGTTGTAgttgtggaggagcagcagccgGTGGAGCAGGaaatggtggaggctgagaccgCTGTGGTCAGTGTGGTAGAGTCTGGTTCCCAAGAGGTTCTCCATCAGGTCCACTTTACAATGGAGGTTGATGGAACTACACAGGAGCAACAG GTGGTGGTGGAGCAGTCTCAGGCAGAAGCTCTGGCggctgctgcagcagcaggtgaCAATCTCATCTGTCAGGCCATCATCAACTCTGGCATTGCACTGGGGACAGAGGAGACTGTAGTTGAAGAGACAGAGACCCCACATGCAACTGAGGagataaataaagttgtttcgGAGCACCCTGAAGCCGACGGAGGCGTCATTGAGATCCAAGTTAAAGAGGAGTTTGTGGAGATGGAGGAG gaAACGGGTGACAGTGGTGATCGGACATCATCAAAACTGCACACTTGTCCACACTGTAACCGCTCCTTCAAGGGATTGAATTATTTCCGCTTTCATGTTAAGGGCCATTTAG GTTATAAGCCCTTCAAGTGTACACTGTGCCATAAAGAGTTTCTAACTGGTTACCTGCTGAAGAAACACATGGAAGTCCATGTCAACGAGAGGAGATACAAGTGCGGCGAGTGTGGCAAGCTCTACAAAACCATCGGCCATGTACGGGAACACATGAGGGCACACTCAGATGACAGACCTTACCACTGTACCAGATGCAACAAGGCATACAAAACCAAg AATGCCTTGCAAGTGCACCAGCGGACTCATGGTGATGTAAGACCGTATGTGTGTCAGTTTTGCTCGAGGGGCTTCAGAGAGAAAGGCTCTCTGGTACGACACATCCGCCATCACACCGGCGAGAAGCCTTTCAAGTGCCCAAAGTGTGCACGGGGCTTTGCTGAGCACGGGACTCTCAATCGGCACATGCGCGCTAAAG GCGGCTGCCATAAGGATGACGCCTGtgagcagcaggttgttttaaCAGAAGGACAGACAACACTGGACAGTCCCGATGCAACAGCCATCATCTCAGACGATCCTAACGCTGTGTTGGTGGAGTTCTCCTCAGTGGTGGCAGACACACAAGAGTATATAATCAAG ACACAAACGGAGGAGGAAGTGCAGCAAGAAGTGACGGTCATTGAAGACAGCCAAAATGAG ATGGGAAACCACATCGTGAAGGTGGTGCAGAGACTCGTCAGCCAATCGCAGAGTGCGGGTGGCGCAAGCAGCCACCAGATCATTGTGCGAAATGTGGCCGAGAACGAGGAAGGCCTGTCCATCTCTGACTGCGGCGATACCATCACCATCGCCACGCCCGAGAGCCTCACCGAGCAGGTGGCCATGACGCTGGCCTCCGCCATCAGTGATGGCAGACTGCTGGCCAGGGCAGGTACAGCGGAGGGAACTGTTACTATGGTTACCACGGAGGAAACATTGGAAGAAGGAGTACAAGTGGTGCAGCAGCAAGAGGAATATGTCATCACCTCCCCAGACGAGGTGGAGTTTCAAACAGTCGTTGTATGA